One Coffea arabica cultivar ET-39 chromosome 5c, Coffea Arabica ET-39 HiFi, whole genome shotgun sequence DNA window includes the following coding sequences:
- the LOC113690844 gene encoding protein ENHANCED DOWNY MILDEW 2 isoform X5: MPLITEAALRDEDLARSEYMATFISKMHDKREAAKEDTQALKNLKFVIDDCDDDIDVEDDDGDEDRKQLFDYVCAYCDDGGQILCCEGRCIRSFHPTKESGAHSFCESLGYSHKQLEAIQIFLCKNCQYQQHQCFACGSLGSSNRSSGAEVFPCVSATCGHFYHPKCVSKLLHPSDVTKAEELCSKIAEGDSFTCPVHKCFECKQVEDKKVYELQFAICRRCPKAYHRKCLPRTIMFESDKERRIYQRAWENLLHNRVLIYCMDHNIIPEIGTPKRNHLVFPDVDTKKPQHTLGSLPAPVQVVSGRRSKVLGFLEEKPVAKMNYRLKGIHSNFKVGKFVENVEQGVRKLVLVGKVGSSPNSSRDNWMPVRDKYRQSIADKGKSHVKDDQLKFKNVSSGNIDSTQTATSATNKAQRIEPSGNAEAEKRVLALMKRSTASFNEEEFLKQKKNKSIDVYSKSMDDKSMTMGKVERAVKAVRTALKKLEDVGTIEEAKAVCEPEILHQLVKWRQKLKVSLAPFLHSKRYTSFGCHFTKVDKLKEVVDRLRWYVEDGDTIVDFCCGSNDFSCLMKEALDKLGRKCSFKNYDIIQPKNAFSFEKRDWMSICQDEFPAGSNLIMGLNPPFGVHASLANMFISKALTFSPKLMILIVPKETKRLDRGKLPYDLIWEDDELLSGKSFYLPGSVDVLAQQMEQWNAETPPLYLWSRPDWTVKHKAIAREHGHISMELDVGRIREINVEPSVSNYLMEDKHDCYHDFSSVMKGYSDITSMLDDLPDEFDGTQPNQLRDTRAEMQFDRQLENRCPDAEDHSVDMDWEIV, from the exons ATGCCATTGATCACTGAAGCTGCATTGAGGGATGAAGATCTTGCAAGATCTGAG TATATGGCAACTTTTATTTCCAAGATGCATGATAAGAGAGAAGCTGCCAAGGAG GACACTCAAGCTTTAAAGAATCTCAAGTTTGTTATTGATGATTGTGATGATGATATTGATGTTGAGGATGATGATGGTGATGAAGACAGGAAGCAACTTTTTGATTATGTCTGTGCATACTGTGATGATGGTGGTCAAATTTTGTG TTGTGAAGGAAGATGCATAAGATCCTTTCATCCTACCAAAGAATCTGGAGctcattcattttgtgaatctCTTGGCTATAGTCACAAACAATTAGAA GCAATTCAGATTTTCCTTTGCAAGAATTGCCAGTATCAGCAGCATCAATGCTTTGCTTGTGGCTCATTGGGTTCTTCCAACAGATCTTCTGGGGCAGAG GTCTTCCCTTGTGTTTCTGCAACTTGCGGGCACTTTTATCATCCGAAGTGTGTTTCAAAGCTCCTTCACCCATCTGATGTTACAAAAGCAGAAGAACTTTGCAGTAAAATTGCTGAAGGAGATTCATTTACCTGCCCTGTACATAAATGTTTTGAATGTAAGCAAGTTGAAGATAAAAAGGTCTATGAATTGCAGTTTGCAATTTGCAGACGTTGCCCAAAGGCATACCACCGTAAATGCTTGCCCAg GACTATAATGTTTGAAAGCGACAAAGAAAGAAGGATTTATCAACGGGCTTGGGAAAATCTTTTGCACAATCGTGTCTTGATTTATTGCAT GGACCATAATATAATTCCTGAAATTGGAACTCCAAAAAGAAACCATCTAGTCTTTCCTGATGTTGATACAAAGAAGCCGCAGCATACTTTAGGGTCGCTACCTGCTCCAGTGCAGGTTGTGTCTGGAAGGAGAAGTAAGgttcttgggtttcttgaagaaAAACCTGTAGCAAAAATGAATTATCGATTAAAGGGAATTCATAGTAACTTTAAAGTTGGTAAATTTGTTGAAAATGTTGAGCAAGGAGTTCGCAAACTAGTCCTGGTAGGAAAAGTTGGATCCTCTCCAAACTCTTCCAGGGATAATTGGATGCCCGTCAGGGACAAATACAGGCAATCCATAGCGGATAAAGGTAAGTCACATGTAAAAGATGATCAGTTGAAGTTTAAGAATGTATCGAGTGGCAATATTGACAGCACGCAAACAGCGACATCTGCTACAAACAAGGCACAAAGGATTGAGCCGTCAGGAAATGCAGAAGCAGAAAAGAG AGTACTTGCATTAATGAAAAGGTCCACTGCATCATTTAATGAAGAAGAATTtttaaagcagaaaaaaaacaaaagcatAGATGTATACTCAAAATCCATGGATGACAAGAGCATGACCATGGGAAAGGTAGAGCGCGCTGTAAAG GCTGTTCGCACTGCATTGAAGAAACTAGAAGATGTGGGCACCATAGAGGAAGCAAAAGCAGTCTGTGAACCGGAAATTCTTCATCAGTTAGTCAAATGGAGG CAGAAGCTGAAGGTTTCTCTAGctccttttctccattctaagCGCTACACTTCATTTGGTTGTCACTTCACCAAAGTGGATAAGCTGAAGGAG GTAGTTGACAGGCTCCGGTGGTACGTTGAAGATGGTGATACA ATAGTCGACTTCTGTTGTGGCTCAAATGACTTCAGTTGTTTAATGAAAGAAGCTCTGGACAAATTGGGCAGGAAGTGCTCCTTCAAAAACTATGATATTATACAACCCAAG AATGCTTTCAGTTTTGAGAAAAGGGATTGGATGAGTATTTGTCAAGATGAATTTCCTGCTGGATCAAATCTT ATCATGGGGCTGAATCCTCCTTTTGGCGTTCATGCATCTCTGGCTAATATGTTCATTTCTAAAGCTCTGACATTCAGTCCAAAGCTCATGATTCTCATTGTTCCTAAAGAAACTAAAAG ACTTGACAGGGGAAAGTTGCCATATGATTTGATTTGGGAAGATGACGAATTACTTTCTGGGAAG TCCTTTTATCTGCCTGGGTCAGTGGATGTGCTTGCTCAGCAAATGGAGCAGTGGAACGCGGAGACACCACCATTATATTTATGGAGTCGCCCTGATTGGACTGTCAAGCACAAAGCAATAGCTCGAGAGCATGGCCATATTAGCATGGAACTAGATGTTGGCCGTATCAGGGAAATCAATGTTGAACCTTCTGTTTCCAATTATCTAATGGAAGATAAGCATGACTGTTACCATGATTTTTCTAGTGTCATGAAAGGCTACAGTGACATTACCAGTATGCTGGATGATTTGCCTGATGAATTTGATGGGACTCAACCTAATCAGCTCAGGGACACTCGTGCTGAGATGCAGTTTGATCGCCAGCTGGAGAACAGATGTCCTGATGCTGAAGATCATAGTGTCGACATGGATTGGGAAATTGTGTAG
- the LOC113690844 gene encoding protein ENHANCED DOWNY MILDEW 2 isoform X3: MASSDEDGEIVPDSVTEYYFVDHIGELVSFSTLPLQWNDGEITEELCTQIYVCGTSDDGLQQIYKKVIAWKFDISYVMPEVYVLSKDKLWVKLYQPRKSYEETIKTILITIHFLHFVKKNPSGSQDALWNQILKTFSTFEILPSENDLLGHMPLITEAALRDEDLARSEYMATFISKMHDKREAAKEDTQALKNLKFVIDDCDDDIDVEDDDGDEDRKQLFDYVCAYCDDGGQILCCEGRCIRSFHPTKESGAHSFCESLGYSHKQLEAIQIFLCKNCQYQQHQCFACGSLGSSNRSSGAEVFPCVSATCGHFYHPKCVSKLLHPSDVTKAEELCSKIAEGDSFTCPVHKCFECKQVEDKKVYELQFAICRRCPKAYHRKCLPRTIMFESDKERRIYQRAWENLLHNRVLIYCMDHNIIPEIGTPKRNHLVFPDVDTKKPQHTLGSLPAPVQVVSGRRSKVLGFLEEKPVAKMNYRLKGIHSNFKVGKFVENVEQGVRKLVLVGKVGSSPNSSRDNWMPVRDKYRQSIADKGKSHVKDDQLKFKNVSSGNIDSTQTATSATNKAQRIEPSGNAEAEKRVLALMKRSTASFNEEEFLKQKKNKSIDVYSKSMDDKSMTMGKVERAVKAVRTALKKLEDVGTIEEAKAVCEPEILHQLVKWRQKLKVSLAPFLHSKRYTSFGCHFTKVDKLKEVVDRLRWYVEDGDTIVDFCCGSNDFSCLMKEALDKLGRKCSFKNYDIIQPKNAFSFEKRDWMSICQDEFPAGSNLIMGLNPPFGVHASLANMFISKALTFSPKLMILIVPKETKRLDRGKLPYDLIWEDDELLSGKSFYLPGSVDVLAQQMEQWNAETPPLYLWSRPDWTVKHKAIAREHGHISMELDVGRIREINVEPSVSNYLMEDKHDCYHDFSSVMKGYSDITSMLDDLPDEFDGTQPNQLRDTRAEMQFDRQLENRCPDAEDHSVDMDWEIV; encoded by the exons ATGGCCTCATCTGATGAAGACGGTGAGATTGTACCAGATTCCGTAACGGAATACTACTTTGTTGATCACATTGGGGAACTGGTTTCCTTTTCCACGCTGCCGCTTCAGTGGAATGATGGAGAGATAACAGAGGAGCTCTGTACGCAGATTTATGTATGTGGGACTTCTGATGATGGTCTTCAGCAAATATATAAGAAAGTCATTGCATGGAAATTTGATATTTCTTATGTCATGCCTGAAGTATATGTGCTTTCTAAGGATAAACTGTGGGTAAAACTTTATCAACCAAGAAAGAGTTATGAAGAGACGATCAAAACAATACTGATTACAATTCACTTTCTCcactttgttaaaaaaaatccaagtgGATCTCAAGATGCCCTGTGGAATCAGATACTGAAAACCTTCAG TACATTTGAGATTCTGCCATCTGAGAATGATCTATTGGGTCACATGCCATTGATCACTGAAGCTGCATTGAGGGATGAAGATCTTGCAAGATCTGAG TATATGGCAACTTTTATTTCCAAGATGCATGATAAGAGAGAAGCTGCCAAGGAG GACACTCAAGCTTTAAAGAATCTCAAGTTTGTTATTGATGATTGTGATGATGATATTGATGTTGAGGATGATGATGGTGATGAAGACAGGAAGCAACTTTTTGATTATGTCTGTGCATACTGTGATGATGGTGGTCAAATTTTGTG TTGTGAAGGAAGATGCATAAGATCCTTTCATCCTACCAAAGAATCTGGAGctcattcattttgtgaatctCTTGGCTATAGTCACAAACAATTAGAA GCAATTCAGATTTTCCTTTGCAAGAATTGCCAGTATCAGCAGCATCAATGCTTTGCTTGTGGCTCATTGGGTTCTTCCAACAGATCTTCTGGGGCAGAG GTCTTCCCTTGTGTTTCTGCAACTTGCGGGCACTTTTATCATCCGAAGTGTGTTTCAAAGCTCCTTCACCCATCTGATGTTACAAAAGCAGAAGAACTTTGCAGTAAAATTGCTGAAGGAGATTCATTTACCTGCCCTGTACATAAATGTTTTGAATGTAAGCAAGTTGAAGATAAAAAGGTCTATGAATTGCAGTTTGCAATTTGCAGACGTTGCCCAAAGGCATACCACCGTAAATGCTTGCCCAg GACTATAATGTTTGAAAGCGACAAAGAAAGAAGGATTTATCAACGGGCTTGGGAAAATCTTTTGCACAATCGTGTCTTGATTTATTGCAT GGACCATAATATAATTCCTGAAATTGGAACTCCAAAAAGAAACCATCTAGTCTTTCCTGATGTTGATACAAAGAAGCCGCAGCATACTTTAGGGTCGCTACCTGCTCCAGTGCAGGTTGTGTCTGGAAGGAGAAGTAAGgttcttgggtttcttgaagaaAAACCTGTAGCAAAAATGAATTATCGATTAAAGGGAATTCATAGTAACTTTAAAGTTGGTAAATTTGTTGAAAATGTTGAGCAAGGAGTTCGCAAACTAGTCCTGGTAGGAAAAGTTGGATCCTCTCCAAACTCTTCCAGGGATAATTGGATGCCCGTCAGGGACAAATACAGGCAATCCATAGCGGATAAAGGTAAGTCACATGTAAAAGATGATCAGTTGAAGTTTAAGAATGTATCGAGTGGCAATATTGACAGCACGCAAACAGCGACATCTGCTACAAACAAGGCACAAAGGATTGAGCCGTCAGGAAATGCAGAAGCAGAAAAGAG AGTACTTGCATTAATGAAAAGGTCCACTGCATCATTTAATGAAGAAGAATTtttaaagcagaaaaaaaacaaaagcatAGATGTATACTCAAAATCCATGGATGACAAGAGCATGACCATGGGAAAGGTAGAGCGCGCTGTAAAG GCTGTTCGCACTGCATTGAAGAAACTAGAAGATGTGGGCACCATAGAGGAAGCAAAAGCAGTCTGTGAACCGGAAATTCTTCATCAGTTAGTCAAATGGAGG CAGAAGCTGAAGGTTTCTCTAGctccttttctccattctaagCGCTACACTTCATTTGGTTGTCACTTCACCAAAGTGGATAAGCTGAAGGAG GTAGTTGACAGGCTCCGGTGGTACGTTGAAGATGGTGATACA ATAGTCGACTTCTGTTGTGGCTCAAATGACTTCAGTTGTTTAATGAAAGAAGCTCTGGACAAATTGGGCAGGAAGTGCTCCTTCAAAAACTATGATATTATACAACCCAAG AATGCTTTCAGTTTTGAGAAAAGGGATTGGATGAGTATTTGTCAAGATGAATTTCCTGCTGGATCAAATCTT ATCATGGGGCTGAATCCTCCTTTTGGCGTTCATGCATCTCTGGCTAATATGTTCATTTCTAAAGCTCTGACATTCAGTCCAAAGCTCATGATTCTCATTGTTCCTAAAGAAACTAAAAG ACTTGACAGGGGAAAGTTGCCATATGATTTGATTTGGGAAGATGACGAATTACTTTCTGGGAAG TCCTTTTATCTGCCTGGGTCAGTGGATGTGCTTGCTCAGCAAATGGAGCAGTGGAACGCGGAGACACCACCATTATATTTATGGAGTCGCCCTGATTGGACTGTCAAGCACAAAGCAATAGCTCGAGAGCATGGCCATATTAGCATGGAACTAGATGTTGGCCGTATCAGGGAAATCAATGTTGAACCTTCTGTTTCCAATTATCTAATGGAAGATAAGCATGACTGTTACCATGATTTTTCTAGTGTCATGAAAGGCTACAGTGACATTACCAGTATGCTGGATGATTTGCCTGATGAATTTGATGGGACTCAACCTAATCAGCTCAGGGACACTCGTGCTGAGATGCAGTTTGATCGCCAGCTGGAGAACAGATGTCCTGATGCTGAAGATCATAGTGTCGACATGGATTGGGAAATTGTGTAG